The Penaeus chinensis breed Huanghai No. 1 chromosome 36, ASM1920278v2, whole genome shotgun sequence genome includes a region encoding these proteins:
- the LOC125044800 gene encoding atrial natriuretic peptide receptor 2-like, whose product MRREASAQRADDYIQELASFIDSVRDVEYTLINDIRETIEDDVAAADQRYSLTLMVLILVLVISPVIILLVRKATGLIHEYAKNLIKKSGEVKREKRKSDNLVYQLLPRTVATYLKQSKQVPAEYFESVTIYLSDIVGFTRISSESSPLQVVMLLNALYKQFDASIEKFDVYKMETIGDAYMVVSGLPNRNGSKHASEIADMALRLLDMVSRFELLHKKGEMLRVRIGLHTGTCVAGVVGTKMPRYCMFGKTINTAHFMEGSGQPMKIHVSETTYRMLADAGCYNLEFHQRLAIVSKYRKEGEEEEEMNTYWLLGRLGEPSGRGRVDVAQDQTPTFLEYVSESEPGYYSRATATSRF is encoded by the exons ATGCGGCGTGAAGCCTCGGCCCAGCGCGCGGACGATTACATTCAAGAACTCGCCTCTTTCATTGACTCCGTGAGAGATGTCGAGTACACACTCATTAACGATATCAG agaAACGATCGAGGACGACGTGGCGGCGGCCGACCAGCGCTACAgcctgaccctcatggtcctcatcctcgtcctcgtcaTCTCGCCCGTCATCATCCTGCTCGTGAGGAAGGCCACGGGGCTCATTCAt GAATACGCCAAGAACTTAATCAAGAAATCAGGAGAGGTAAAacgcgagaagagaaagagcgacaacTTGGTGTACCAGCTGTTGCCGAGGACGGTGGCCACCTATCTCAAGCAGTCAAAGCAG GTCCCGGCAGAGTACTTCGAGTCCGTGACGATCTACCTCAGCGACATCGTCGGCTTCACCCGAATTTCGTCCGAGAGCAGCCCCTTGCAG GTGGTGATGCTCCTGAACGCCCTCTACAAGCAGTTCGACGCCAGTATTGAGAAATTCGACGTCTACAAGATGGAGACGATTGGCGACGCCTACATGGTCGTTTCGGGATTGCCCAATCGGAATG GGAGCAAGCATGCATCTGAGATCGCTGACATGGCCCTCCGGCTCCTCGACATGGTGTCCAGATTCGAGCTTTTGCACAAGAAGGGGGAGATGCTCAGAGTGCGGATCGGGCTGCACACGGGCACTTGTGTGgcag gtGTTGTGGGAACAAAGATGCCCAGATATTGCATGTTTGGCAAAACGATCAACACTGCACACTTCATGGAGGGCAGCGGGCAAC CCATGAAGATCCACGTCAGCGAGACAACCTACCGGATGCTGGCGGATGCTGGGTGCTACAACCTGGAGTTCCACCAAAGACTCGCCATCGTGAGCAAGtacagaaaggagggagaagag gaggaggaaatgaacacCTACTGGCTTCTTGGGCGCCTCGGAGAGCCATCTGGGCGTGGGCGTGTAGACGTTGCGCAGGACCAGACGCCCACCTTTCTCGAGTACGTGTCCGAGAGTGAGCCTGGCTACTACTCCAGGGCGACGGCCACGTCCAGGTtctga